A region of Bacteroidia bacterium DNA encodes the following proteins:
- a CDS encoding aminoacyl-tRNA hydrolase has translation MKYLIAGLGNIGPEYSGTRHNIGFMVLDALAKASNLVFESSRHSYTATLKSKGRTYILIKPTTYMNLSGKAVKFWLEKEKITPDKLLVILDDIALPFATIRIRPNGSNGGHNGLKSIDEMLGNQNYARMRFGVGNDFSRGKQADYVLSEFSSEENKNLPICIEKMRLAALNFGFAGVQNTMNGFNGLVSFPENP, from the coding sequence TTGAAATATTTAATTGCAGGTTTAGGAAATATTGGACCGGAATATTCCGGCACAAGACATAATATTGGATTCATGGTATTGGACGCCCTTGCAAAGGCGTCCAATCTTGTTTTTGAAAGTAGCAGACATAGTTATACTGCTACATTAAAATCAAAAGGCAGAACTTACATTCTAATAAAACCCACTACTTATATGAATTTAAGTGGCAAAGCTGTAAAATTCTGGCTCGAAAAAGAAAAAATCACACCTGATAAATTACTTGTAATACTTGATGATATTGCCCTACCATTTGCAACCATCAGAATAAGACCTAATGGTAGTAATGGTGGACATAATGGTTTAAAAAGCATAGACGAAATGCTTGGCAACCAAAATTACGCAAGAATGCGCTTTGGTGTTGGCAACGATTTTTCGAGAGGGAAACAAGCCGATTATGTATTAAGCGAGTTTAGCTCAGAAGAAAATAAAAACCTACCCATTTGTATTGAAAAGATGAGACTGGCTGCTTTAAATTTTGGTTTTGCAGGAGTTCAGAATACAATGAATGGCTTTAATGGTCTGGTTTCTTTTCCTGAAAACCCTTAA
- a CDS encoding uracil-DNA glycosylase, with amino-acid sequence MNQEFELLRKEITVCQKCQLAKGRTNVVFGEGPFNAKIMCIGEGPGHDEDIKGRPFVGRSGQLLDKILAVCGFSRTENVFIGNIVKCRPPENRAPFPEERATCIPYLLKQIELIQPKIIILLGATALNGLVDPKLKITKVRGNWIEWNGCLAMPTFHPAALLRNPNLKPDSWEDFKKVVTKYRELVDPNHKSDHC; translated from the coding sequence ATGAATCAGGAATTTGAACTTTTAAGAAAAGAAATAACTGTTTGCCAAAAATGCCAGTTAGCAAAAGGTAGAACCAATGTTGTTTTTGGAGAGGGTCCATTTAATGCAAAAATAATGTGCATTGGCGAAGGTCCTGGTCACGATGAGGATATTAAAGGCAGACCATTTGTAGGTCGGTCTGGTCAATTGCTTGATAAGATTCTTGCAGTATGTGGTTTTTCAAGAACAGAAAATGTTTTTATTGGGAATATTGTTAAATGTCGTCCACCAGAAAATCGTGCTCCATTTCCTGAAGAAAGAGCCACTTGTATTCCTTATTTATTAAAGCAAATTGAACTAATTCAGCCAAAAATTATTATTCTTTTGGGTGCTACAGCCTTAAATGGACTTGTAGATCCAAAACTTAAAATAACAAAGGTCAGGGGAAATTGGATAGAGTGGAATGGTTGTCTGGCAATGCCAACATTTCATCCTGCAGCATTATTAAGAAATCCAAATCTTAAGCCTGATTCTTGGGAAGACTTTAAAAAGGTTGTAACAAAGTATCGTGAACTTGTTGACCCGAATCACAAATCAGATCATTGTTAA
- a CDS encoding cytidine deaminase gives MKQKKISISYIEYSGETELPENIKNLVIQAKKAAGNAYAPYSKFKVGAAVLLANGKIITGNNQENSAYPSGLCAERVALFYANAQFPKVAIEAIAVVAYHNNKELKSPVYPCGACRQVISESQGKQESPIKLYFVGQKFIHGIDDASHMLPLEFDKESLNY, from the coding sequence GTGAAACAAAAAAAAATTTCTATTTCTTATATAGAATATTCGGGCGAAACAGAACTTCCCGAAAACATTAAAAATTTAGTTATTCAAGCAAAAAAAGCAGCAGGAAATGCATATGCACCATATTCAAAATTTAAAGTTGGAGCTGCAGTTTTACTTGCAAACGGAAAAATAATAACAGGAAATAATCAGGAAAATTCTGCTTATCCATCTGGCTTATGTGCAGAACGAGTTGCATTGTTTTATGCAAATGCACAATTTCCAAAGGTTGCAATTGAAGCAATTGCAGTAGTTGCATATCACAATAACAAAGAACTAAAATCACCAGTTTACCCATGTGGTGCATGCCGTCAGGTTATTTCAGAAAGTCAGGGAAAACAGGAAAGTCCAATAAAATTATACTTTGTAGGTCAAAAATTTATTCATGGCATTGACGATGCTTCGCATATGCTTCCTCTAGAATTTGATAAAGAATCTTTGAATTATTAG
- a CDS encoding tetratricopeptide repeat protein, which translates to MSKNKTNKSKQKEVPQALSSKSFEKFWFWGMLAIVVLVYLPSLFNGFTNWDDPAYITKNEFIKGLGFENLKAMFGEFHNGHYHPLTWLSLAINYSFSELNSFGYHLTNMIIHLFNVVLVFLFIKKLSQHWQVAILTALLFGIHPLSVESVAWVTERKNVLYTFFFLFSLIVYIKYIEKEKIKLYLVSLILFLISVLSKSPAIILPFVLLLIDYLKERKLISKKVIFEKIPFFIFTIVFGIITSMAQAKVTIVSNEIIPTDVKLIYGAWGFLKYFFLIIIPYGLSAFYPYIISDYPAYYFIGWIFISIYIWVIWHNWKKNNRIVVFGLLFFFVNIFLFLKFFNLIASSYYIADRYTYVASIGLFFIFSNYLIKFKPSDIGYSSLSKFIILIIIVIFGITTFNRNKIWKNSLTLWDNVIEKYPGAVVPLLNQGNAFRDEARYSDALNNYNKVIKTDSTFFEAISNRGYVQFMLGNYNAALIDFNRALLLMPTDKNLINNKALCYQKLGNSDIVEKEIKNSISKGDANAESYNLLGNTYFEKNKFKEAEEQYSKAIELDTKTALYWYNRANSRARLNMQNEACSDYNKAIEIDNTNSDYYFNRGTTKYFLKDFTGAKNDMLAAIKLNPNNASYYLNKSNIEIALGNIVTAIDDISNAIKLDVNNSQNYLRRAILYFQTNKKDLGCKDANTALRLGNQAAVELMKKNCK; encoded by the coding sequence GTGAGCAAAAATAAAACAAATAAGTCCAAACAAAAAGAAGTACCTCAGGCACTGTCTTCAAAAAGCTTTGAAAAATTTTGGTTCTGGGGTATGTTGGCTATTGTTGTACTTGTTTATCTCCCTTCATTATTTAATGGTTTTACAAACTGGGATGACCCCGCATATATAACAAAAAATGAATTTATTAAAGGATTAGGATTTGAAAATCTTAAAGCAATGTTTGGTGAATTTCACAACGGACATTATCATCCTTTAACATGGCTTTCATTAGCGATTAATTATTCTTTTTCAGAATTAAATTCTTTTGGTTATCATTTAACAAATATGATAATTCATTTATTTAATGTTGTTCTTGTTTTTTTATTTATAAAAAAGCTATCTCAACATTGGCAGGTAGCAATACTAACGGCTTTGTTATTTGGCATTCACCCACTATCTGTTGAATCAGTAGCATGGGTTACCGAGCGCAAGAATGTGCTTTATACATTTTTCTTTTTATTCTCATTAATAGTATACATAAAATACATAGAGAAAGAGAAAATAAAATTGTATCTGGTTTCACTAATATTATTTTTAATTTCAGTGCTTTCAAAATCTCCTGCAATTATTTTACCTTTTGTTTTATTACTAATAGATTATTTAAAAGAAAGAAAACTAATCTCAAAAAAAGTCATATTTGAAAAAATCCCATTTTTTATTTTTACAATTGTTTTTGGCATTATTACTTCTATGGCTCAGGCTAAAGTAACAATAGTTTCAAATGAAATTATTCCGACTGATGTAAAACTGATATATGGTGCATGGGGGTTTTTAAAATATTTTTTTCTGATAATTATTCCATATGGCTTATCTGCATTTTACCCTTATATAATCTCTGATTATCCTGCATATTATTTTATCGGATGGATCTTTATTTCAATCTACATATGGGTTATCTGGCATAATTGGAAAAAGAATAATCGCATAGTTGTATTCGGACTATTATTTTTCTTCGTAAATATTTTTCTGTTTCTTAAATTTTTTAATCTGATTGCCAGCTCGTATTACATTGCTGACAGATACACTTATGTAGCATCTATTGGTTTATTTTTTATTTTCAGTAATTATCTGATAAAATTTAAACCTTCTGATATTGGTTATTCTTCTTTATCTAAATTTATTATACTTATAATTATTGTAATTTTTGGAATAACAACTTTCAATAGAAATAAAATCTGGAAAAACAGTCTTACCCTTTGGGATAATGTTATAGAGAAATATCCGGGTGCTGTTGTACCATTATTAAATCAAGGAAATGCATTTCGCGACGAAGCCAGATATTCAGATGCTCTTAATAATTATAATAAAGTAATTAAAACAGATTCTACTTTTTTTGAAGCAATTTCAAATCGTGGATATGTTCAGTTTATGCTTGGCAATTACAATGCAGCATTGATTGACTTTAACAGAGCATTATTATTAATGCCAACCGATAAGAATTTAATAAATAATAAAGCACTTTGTTATCAGAAATTAGGAAATAGTGATATTGTTGAAAAAGAAATTAAAAATTCCATTTCAAAAGGCGATGCAAATGCAGAATCTTATAATTTGTTAGGAAATACATATTTTGAAAAGAATAAATTCAAAGAAGCAGAAGAACAATATTCAAAAGCAATTGAGTTAGACACAAAAACTGCATTATACTGGTATAACAGAGCTAACTCCAGAGCAAGACTTAATATGCAAAATGAAGCATGTAGTGATTATAACAAAGCAATTGAAATTGACAATACAAATTCAGATTATTACTTTAATCGTGGTACTACAAAGTATTTTTTAAAAGATTTTACAGGAGCCAAAAATGATATGCTTGCCGCAATTAAATTAAACCCTAACAATGCCAGTTATTATTTAAACAAAAGCAATATTGAAATAGCATTGGGCAATATAGTAACTGCAATTGATGACATTTCAAATGCTATTAAATTAGATGTGAATAACTCACAAAACTATTTACGAAGAGCTATTTTATATTTCCAGACAAACAAAAAAGACTTAGGTTGCAAAGATGCAAATACAGCTTTAAGATTAGGAAATCAGGCAGCTGTCGAATTAATGAAGAAAAATTGTAAATAG
- a CDS encoding alpha/beta hydrolase, giving the protein MKKISLLLIAFNLFLISNISALNPVRTYSVKPSDFGMKYEEIKIKSEEGIMLNAWYFPSSQTSYKIMVLSDDGNGNMSDLMEQVSVFLSLGYHVLAYDYRGFGTSSDFEIKTNFYIYSQFQKDLNAVVDYLKKEKTSIPKIHLYGVGVGAGLSIAVGANRNLGTIIADSPYTTFELAKTRLKEAKSLDVLVPLGYNKVECEPKYALESKGAQLSGILFIVGDKDLVYTPKDIKELAKIRSGISSTYTVKNSNGDNNLSVDKEKYLAEIKGFLKL; this is encoded by the coding sequence ATGAAAAAGATTTCTTTATTATTAATTGCATTTAACTTGTTTTTAATAAGTAATATAAGTGCATTAAATCCTGTGCGAACATATTCTGTAAAACCATCAGATTTTGGGATGAAATATGAAGAAATAAAAATAAAATCTGAGGAGGGAATTATGCTTAATGCCTGGTATTTCCCATCAAGTCAGACGTCTTATAAAATTATGGTTTTAAGTGATGACGGAAATGGAAATATGTCAGACCTAATGGAGCAGGTGAGTGTGTTTTTATCATTGGGTTATCATGTTCTAGCATATGATTACAGAGGGTTTGGTACAAGTAGTGATTTTGAAATTAAAACTAATTTTTATATTTATTCTCAATTTCAAAAAGATTTAAATGCAGTTGTAGATTATCTTAAAAAAGAGAAAACAAGCATTCCGAAAATTCATTTATATGGAGTTGGTGTTGGTGCAGGTTTATCAATAGCTGTAGGTGCTAACCGGAACCTGGGAACAATTATTGCCGATTCTCCATATACAACTTTTGAATTAGCAAAAACAAGACTGAAAGAAGCTAAAAGTCTTGATGTGCTTGTACCATTAGGTTATAATAAAGTAGAATGTGAACCTAAATATGCTCTCGAAAGTAAGGGTGCACAGTTAAGTGGAATATTATTTATTGTTGGTGATAAAGATCTTGTTTATACTCCAAAAGATATTAAGGAATTAGCGAAAATAAGAAGTGGAATTTCATCTACATATACTGTGAAAAATAGTAATGGAGATAATAACCTTTCTGTAGATAAAGAAAAGTATTTAGCAGAAATAAAAGGCTTTTTAAAGCTATAA